A genome region from Cognatishimia activa includes the following:
- a CDS encoding malonic semialdehyde reductase produces the protein MTTDAPTLDHARQAAQQAVRDLRSRVTRLGDGEIDLILRDARSHYAWTDRQVPDTILRALFEITIQGPTSMNTCPARFIFVKSDTAKDRLAKSLKAKNIDKMRAAPMTVIIAWDPLYWQRLDFLFPHEDRKPLFAGNETYAHDTAYRNSTLQGAYFMIAARALGLDVGAMSGFSNEIVDQEFFSENGWKSNFLCNFGYADETALFQKLPRFSFDDVCEVI, from the coding sequence ATGACCACAGACGCGCCTACTCTGGATCACGCACGACAGGCCGCGCAGCAAGCGGTGCGGGACTTGCGCTCGCGCGTGACGCGACTGGGGGATGGCGAAATCGATCTGATTCTGCGGGATGCGCGCTCGCATTACGCGTGGACTGACAGGCAGGTGCCCGACACCATCCTGCGCGCGCTGTTTGAGATCACGATCCAAGGCCCCACCAGCATGAACACCTGCCCCGCTCGGTTCATCTTTGTAAAAAGCGACACGGCCAAGGATCGACTGGCGAAGTCTTTGAAAGCAAAGAATATCGACAAAATGCGCGCCGCACCAATGACGGTAATCATCGCGTGGGATCCGCTTTACTGGCAACGTCTGGACTTCTTATTCCCGCATGAGGATCGCAAGCCGCTGTTTGCCGGAAACGAGACTTATGCCCACGACACCGCCTATCGCAATTCCACCCTGCAGGGGGCGTATTTCATGATCGCCGCCCGCGCCTTGGGCTTGGACGTTGGCGCGATGTCTGGCTTCTCTAACGAGATCGTGGATCAGGAATTTTTCAGCGAAAACGGATGGAAATCGAATTTCCTCTGCAATTTCGGCTATGCTGATGAAACCGCATTGTTCCAAAAACTCCCGCGGTTCTCCTTTGATGACGTCTGCGAGGTAATCTAG
- a CDS encoding OsmC family protein has protein sequence MAIRQKTVMTIKLAGRGTNHSRSEAHVRDLVQVVDEPIERGGTNEGLAPTETAFSALIGCTNVIGHKCAAKLGVDIGDLDFAMEVDFDRRGVLLMEEVEVPFKAIRLSVTSKGSATAEELQRVAEETAKYCPIAKLYENAGTELTVTWESG, from the coding sequence ATGGCGATCAGACAAAAGACAGTGATGACGATCAAACTGGCAGGGCGTGGCACAAACCACTCTCGCAGCGAGGCCCATGTGCGCGATCTGGTTCAGGTCGTGGACGAGCCGATCGAGCGTGGCGGCACCAACGAAGGCCTTGCGCCAACCGAAACAGCCTTTTCCGCGTTGATCGGCTGCACCAATGTCATCGGTCACAAATGCGCCGCCAAACTGGGCGTCGATATCGGAGATCTGGACTTCGCGATGGAGGTCGATTTCGACCGTCGCGGCGTCCTTTTGATGGAAGAAGTGGAGGTGCCGTTCAAAGCCATCCGCCTCTCTGTCACATCCAAAGGCAGTGCCACCGCAGAAGAGCTTCAGCGCGTGGCAGAGGAGACTGCCAAATATTGTCCAATCGCAAAACTCTATGAAAACGCGGGCACTGAGCTGACCGTGACTTGGGAGAGCGGCTGA
- a CDS encoding C4-dicarboxylate TRAP transporter substrate-binding protein produces the protein MTTFKSTAFGLALATLVAAPAFATETIKAVVIDGYPARALWVKEFTNFFIPEVDKRLAMTGNYKMDWQESYGGTIVKPKGVLEGVKLGLGDIGIVTTIFHNSKLPSQAISAATPFIAADARAVAKAVDEIAKEFPAMQAEFDKQNQVYLATGVVLDTYQVFSRNPINSLSDLEGSKVAGAGMNLRYLEGIEGAAGVRGGLTDFYNMVQTGLVDHAMLWPEAAKTFKIAEVAPYMLRADLGAVNSKTITVNKDYWAKLPDEVKDVLLEVAVAYRDHVAGIAMDRAEASRQAYVDQGGTVVEMDPNERLAWAASMPNIAAEWAAGLDASGQPGTEMLNAYMAKLSSAGFTPVRDWAAEAATN, from the coding sequence ATGACGACATTCAAATCAACGGCCTTTGGCCTGGCGCTTGCGACGCTCGTCGCGGCTCCGGCCTTTGCGACAGAGACGATCAAAGCGGTCGTGATCGACGGCTATCCGGCGCGGGCGCTCTGGGTGAAAGAGTTCACGAACTTCTTTATCCCCGAAGTCGACAAACGCCTTGCGATGACCGGCAACTACAAGATGGACTGGCAAGAAAGCTATGGCGGCACGATCGTGAAGCCAAAAGGCGTTCTTGAGGGCGTTAAGCTGGGGCTGGGCGACATCGGCATCGTGACCACGATCTTCCACAACTCGAAACTACCAAGTCAGGCGATTTCTGCGGCGACGCCGTTCATTGCGGCAGACGCGCGTGCGGTTGCGAAAGCGGTCGATGAGATCGCCAAGGAATTCCCCGCGATGCAAGCGGAATTTGACAAGCAGAACCAGGTCTATCTGGCGACCGGCGTCGTTCTGGACACCTACCAGGTCTTCTCGCGCAACCCGATCAACTCGCTGTCTGATCTTGAAGGCAGCAAAGTCGCCGGCGCGGGTATGAACCTGCGGTACCTTGAAGGCATCGAAGGCGCAGCCGGTGTTCGCGGCGGTCTGACAGACTTCTACAACATGGTCCAAACGGGCCTTGTGGATCACGCAATGCTTTGGCCTGAGGCCGCCAAGACCTTCAAGATCGCAGAGGTCGCACCTTACATGCTGCGCGCTGATCTGGGGGCTGTGAACTCCAAGACCATCACGGTCAACAAAGACTATTGGGCGAAGCTTCCGGATGAGGTCAAAGACGTGCTTCTTGAGGTCGCCGTTGCCTATCGCGACCATGTTGCGGGCATCGCTATGGACCGCGCGGAGGCCAGCCGTCAGGCCTATGTTGACCAAGGTGGCACCGTGGTCGAGATGGATCCAAACGAGCGTCTCGCTTGGGCCGCCAGCATGCCAAACATCGCTGCAGAATGGGCCGCAGGTCTTGACGCATCAGGCCAGCCGGGCACCGAGATGTTGAACGCCTACATGGCGAAGCTCTCTAGCGCAGGCTTCACCCCAGTCCGTGACTGGGCCGCCGAAGCGGCAACGAACTAG
- a CDS encoding TRAP transporter small permease subunit: MKELIHKIASGVAIMANAAGTFVVVGLIAVVSYDIIARGIFNRPFLGAVEVVQFSMVLIVFLQLPDVIRVGRLTRSDGFLGLLRHRRPAAGRMLSRVIDLISATFMVLVAIAIWPEFVEMWETRDYFGVPGVFTAPWWPVKLVIFLSACLCTVHFALHILFNAGDDVPSQESGS; encoded by the coding sequence GTGAAGGAGCTGATCCATAAAATCGCAAGCGGCGTGGCCATCATGGCCAACGCCGCTGGCACATTTGTCGTGGTCGGACTGATCGCCGTGGTGAGCTATGATATCATCGCGCGCGGGATCTTTAACCGCCCGTTCTTAGGGGCTGTCGAGGTCGTACAATTCTCGATGGTGCTGATTGTTTTTCTGCAGTTGCCTGACGTGATCCGCGTTGGGCGGCTGACCCGCTCTGACGGTTTTCTCGGCCTGTTGCGCCACCGTCGCCCCGCCGCGGGGCGCATGCTGAGCCGCGTGATCGATCTGATCAGCGCGACTTTTATGGTGCTGGTCGCCATCGCAATCTGGCCCGAGTTTGTCGAGATGTGGGAGACCCGCGATTACTTTGGCGTGCCCGGCGTTTTCACCGCGCCTTGGTGGCCTGTGAAACTCGTGATCTTTCTCAGCGCCTGTCTCTGCACCGTGCATTTCGCGCTGCATATTTTGTTCAACGCGGGCGATGACGTCCCAAGTCAGGAAAGCGGTTCATGA
- a CDS encoding TRAP transporter large permease — translation MSPVEIGLISIGAIIFMIYLGVYIPIALGVVSFVAIWIMRDSYELSFALLKIAIGDSAMEYTFATIPLFTFMGLIVSKAGLGADIYAVMNQGCRRITGGIGMATVGANAVFAAVTGSSIASASVFSKMSVPEMLKHDYNPRFAVGVVAGSSVLGMIIPPSAMLIIYSFVAEQSVGEMFLAGVVPGLMLAAAYVLAIWFMGRFTPAFVGGSKIETETLMPWSEIAAKTIPILVLIVVVLGGIYTGWTTAVEAGAAGSLLGILIAAVRGRINLRSFWETVIETGHITAAILFLITAASMYARMLGLAGLPNELQTLLATVNFDFFWIMVILVVLMLFLGTILDTASIILIVVPLFLPLIDSMGLSLVWFGIVAVVAAEIGLLTPPLGLSCFVIKATLDDDGIKLKDVFLGALPFAFVMLLVLILLIRFPALSLAILS, via the coding sequence ATGAGCCCAGTTGAAATTGGCCTGATTTCCATCGGCGCCATCATCTTCATGATCTATCTAGGCGTTTACATTCCGATTGCCCTTGGCGTCGTGAGCTTTGTTGCGATCTGGATCATGCGTGACAGTTACGAGCTGTCCTTTGCGCTGCTGAAAATCGCCATCGGCGACAGCGCGATGGAATATACATTTGCGACGATCCCCTTGTTCACCTTTATGGGATTAATCGTCTCTAAAGCTGGGCTTGGGGCCGATATTTACGCCGTGATGAACCAAGGGTGCCGCCGCATCACAGGTGGCATCGGCATGGCAACCGTCGGAGCAAATGCGGTCTTTGCGGCGGTCACTGGGTCTTCGATTGCCTCGGCCTCGGTGTTCTCGAAGATGTCCGTGCCAGAGATGCTCAAACACGACTACAATCCGCGTTTCGCGGTGGGCGTTGTTGCAGGATCGTCGGTCTTGGGCATGATCATTCCACCGTCGGCCATGCTGATCATCTATTCCTTTGTGGCCGAACAATCTGTCGGAGAAATGTTCCTCGCAGGCGTCGTGCCCGGACTGATGTTGGCGGCTGCTTACGTCCTGGCAATTTGGTTCATGGGGCGGTTCACACCGGCCTTCGTCGGCGGCAGCAAGATCGAAACCGAAACCCTCATGCCATGGTCCGAGATCGCGGCGAAAACGATCCCGATCCTTGTGCTGATTGTCGTCGTGCTGGGCGGTATTTATACCGGCTGGACTACCGCCGTTGAAGCGGGGGCCGCTGGATCGCTGCTCGGCATCCTGATCGCCGCCGTCCGAGGCCGCATCAATCTGCGCAGCTTTTGGGAAACCGTGATCGAAACTGGCCATATCACGGCAGCCATCTTGTTCCTGATCACAGCCGCGTCGATGTACGCGCGGATGCTTGGTCTTGCAGGTCTGCCAAACGAGCTCCAGACCCTTTTGGCGACTGTGAATTTCGACTTCTTTTGGATCATGGTGATCCTCGTTGTCCTGATGCTTTTCCTTGGCACAATCCTGGACACCGCCTCGATCATCCTGATCGTGGTTCCGCTATTTCTACCTTTAATAGACTCTATGGGCCTGAGCCTCGTGTGGTTCGGCATCGTCGCCGTTGTCGCGGCAGAAATAGGGCTTTTGACCCCGCCACTAGGTCTGAGTTGCTTCGTGATCAAAGCCACCCTGGACGATGACGGCATCAAACTGAAGGACGTCTTCCTAGGCGCCCTGCCCTTCGCCTTCGTCATGCTTTTGGTGCTGATCCTTCTGATCCGCTTCCCAGCATTGAGCCTTGCAATCCTATCCTAA
- a CDS encoding dioxygenase, with the protein MRNVTKENITDVFMGYLGDDVNPRLREVMASLVKHLHDFAREVNLTHEEWNTGIAFLERAGEISDAERHEFVLLSDVLGLSSLVDMLHSTQEGTSSSVLGPFHISGSPPLAVGGDMRKDFDAPVLLVEGTVKDTNGNPIPGATLDIWQTAPNGLYSSQDPDQDTYSFHGLQTVGEDGRYAFTTVRPVEYTVPSDGPVGDILRACGRHPWRPSHLHYIAEADGFKPLVTEVFPEDDPYLDQDTVFGVRDDLVMSYQQMPAGSFPETGFDLSGHVEGDYLKVTFDLVLVAK; encoded by the coding sequence ATGCGTAACGTCACAAAAGAGAACATCACCGATGTCTTCATGGGATACCTCGGAGACGACGTGAACCCGCGTCTGCGCGAGGTCATGGCCAGCCTTGTGAAGCACCTGCATGACTTCGCCCGCGAGGTGAATCTAACGCATGAGGAATGGAACACAGGCATCGCGTTCCTAGAACGCGCGGGCGAGATTTCGGACGCCGAGCGACACGAGTTTGTCCTGCTCTCTGACGTGCTTGGTCTCTCGTCCTTGGTCGATATGCTGCACTCGACACAAGAGGGCACCTCGTCCTCAGTCCTTGGCCCCTTCCACATCTCGGGCTCTCCGCCACTGGCTGTGGGTGGCGACATGCGCAAGGATTTCGATGCGCCGGTTCTTTTGGTTGAAGGCACGGTCAAAGACACCAACGGCAACCCCATTCCGGGTGCAACTTTGGACATCTGGCAAACCGCGCCGAATGGTCTCTATTCCAGTCAGGATCCGGATCAGGACACCTATTCTTTCCACGGCCTTCAAACCGTCGGCGAGGACGGTCGCTATGCCTTCACCACCGTGCGTCCTGTGGAATACACCGTGCCCTCTGATGGCCCCGTCGGAGACATCCTGCGCGCCTGTGGGCGTCATCCGTGGCGCCCGTCTCACCTGCATTACATCGCCGAGGCGGATGGGTTCAAACCACTGGTTACAGAGGTCTTTCCCGAAGATGATCCCTACCTCGACCAAGATACCGTTTTTGGCGTGCGCGATGACCTTGTGATGAGTTACCAACAGATGCCCGCAGGCAGCTTTCCCGAAACTGGCTTTGATCTAAGCGGTCACGTTGAGGGCGATTATCTCAAGGTCACATTCGACCTAGTTCTTGTTGCCAAATAA
- a CDS encoding GntR family transcriptional regulator — MNALDISGSDGSATQQAYRRLRHLIVTGDLKPGEKLKIEVLRKRLDTGASPIREALSLLTSDKLVDRLDQRGFRTAEVSAENFQEILLLRRTLEDLALRESIANATQDWEENVVLAHHRMVKAKGGDDFEELHKGFHMALIANAPSPILLQFCSQLYDLNIRYRYLAGSGLNYQLRDVDEEHASILQAAVARDGDMASERLFKHYQLTGAYLAGLWGEGSALNAELFGNKN, encoded by the coding sequence ATGAACGCGCTTGATATTTCCGGATCAGACGGCTCTGCGACGCAGCAGGCGTATCGGCGTTTGCGACACCTCATCGTGACCGGAGACCTCAAACCTGGCGAGAAACTCAAGATCGAAGTTCTGCGCAAACGGCTGGACACGGGCGCCTCTCCGATCCGCGAGGCGCTCAGCCTTTTGACGTCGGATAAACTGGTCGATCGTTTGGATCAACGCGGGTTTCGCACCGCCGAAGTGAGTGCTGAGAACTTTCAGGAGATTCTGCTACTCAGGCGCACGCTCGAAGACCTCGCCCTGCGCGAAAGCATCGCGAACGCGACCCAAGACTGGGAAGAGAATGTCGTGCTCGCGCATCACCGCATGGTGAAGGCCAAAGGCGGCGACGATTTCGAAGAGCTGCACAAAGGCTTTCACATGGCGCTTATCGCCAATGCGCCGTCGCCGATCCTGCTGCAGTTCTGCTCGCAGCTTTATGATTTGAACATCCGCTATCGCTATCTGGCGGGCAGCGGGTTGAATTATCAGCTGCGCGATGTGGACGAAGAGCACGCGAGCATCCTACAAGCCGCCGTCGCGAGGGACGGGGATATGGCGAGCGAGCGGCTGTTCAAACACTACCAGCTGACGGGTGCCTATTTGGCGGGGCTTTGGGGTGAAGGCTCGGCGCTGAATGCCGAGTTATTTGGCAACAAGAACTAG
- a CDS encoding FAS1-like dehydratase domain-containing protein, giving the protein MTDKRYENWIGSQKSSRDWLAPRPARFMQATLDRDQDLRDGDHLPPLWHWLYFLEAKPASELGRDAHPKKGGFLPPIDLPRRMWAGGRFEFHAPLRLGDWAEKRSTILNVSEKSGRSGALCFVTVQHEIFQQDRLCLIEEHDIVYREDPAPGSPNPAKQKAPESHEFSRSVTPKEVMLFRYSALMFNGHRIHYDVDYARDVEGYDGLVFHGPLTATLLVDLACAETGRHPKSFSFRGVSPLAGMQPFYIQGTKSGSTLDLWAKTAGGDLAMSAQAVF; this is encoded by the coding sequence ATGACAGACAAGCGGTACGAAAATTGGATAGGTTCCCAGAAGTCCTCGCGGGATTGGCTCGCCCCTCGACCTGCGCGGTTCATGCAGGCCACTTTGGACCGAGATCAAGACCTGCGCGACGGGGACCACTTGCCGCCTCTGTGGCATTGGCTCTACTTTTTAGAGGCAAAACCCGCCAGTGAGTTGGGGCGCGACGCGCATCCTAAGAAGGGTGGGTTTCTTCCACCAATCGATCTGCCGCGTCGAATGTGGGCGGGTGGTAGGTTCGAATTTCATGCGCCGCTCAGACTGGGGGATTGGGCCGAAAAGCGCTCGACCATTTTGAATGTTTCCGAGAAGTCGGGTCGTAGTGGGGCGCTGTGCTTTGTCACTGTCCAACACGAAATCTTCCAACAGGACCGGCTCTGCCTGATTGAAGAACACGACATCGTCTATCGCGAAGACCCTGCCCCCGGATCCCCGAATCCAGCGAAGCAAAAAGCGCCGGAGAGCCATGAGTTTTCGCGCAGCGTCACCCCTAAGGAAGTCATGCTCTTCCGCTATTCGGCCCTAATGTTTAACGGTCACCGCATCCACTATGACGTAGACTACGCGCGCGATGTCGAGGGGTATGACGGGCTGGTTTTTCACGGCCCCCTTACGGCCACGCTTTTGGTGGATCTCGCCTGCGCAGAGACGGGTCGCCACCCCAAGTCCTTTTCGTTTCGCGGAGTTTCCCCGCTGGCAGGCATGCAGCCGTTTTACATCCAGGGCACCAAGTCTGGGTCAACTCTCGACCTTTGGGCCAAAACCGCGGGCGGGGATCTGGCGATGTCGGCTCAGGCCGTTTTTTGA
- a CDS encoding LacI family DNA-binding transcriptional regulator produces the protein MAKTRTTQPSLSPTLADVSKQAGVSTATVSRCLNSPSQVSASTRDRVMAAVNELGYAPNFGAQALAAKRTNTFGAIVPTMENAIFARGLQAFQEELGQHGITLLVASSSYDPDVEEEQIRNLVARGADALFLIGHTRTAESYEFLEKRQIPHVVAWVYDEAEPRVSVGFDNRKAMKALALEVLKQGHRKLALITGKRDRNDRARQRYEGAMDAVAEFGLNARDLNVIETTYSIANGGDAFERLMRSGTPPTAVMCGNDVLAAGALSRAHRMGVDVPGDVSITGFDDIEIAEIVTPRLTTVHVPHRNMGKHAATTLIAMRNDPSLGESVELEATLRLRGSLGPAPQKTA, from the coding sequence ATGGCCAAGACCCGCACAACTCAGCCCTCGCTGTCGCCAACTCTGGCGGATGTGTCCAAGCAGGCTGGGGTTTCGACGGCGACCGTGTCCCGGTGTTTGAACTCGCCATCGCAAGTCAGCGCATCCACGCGAGACAGAGTCATGGCAGCGGTTAACGAACTGGGCTATGCTCCAAATTTCGGGGCTCAGGCCTTGGCGGCGAAACGCACAAATACCTTCGGGGCGATCGTGCCCACAATGGAAAACGCGATCTTTGCGCGCGGACTTCAGGCTTTTCAAGAAGAGCTCGGGCAGCATGGAATTACCTTGCTCGTGGCAAGCTCTTCATATGACCCTGACGTCGAAGAAGAGCAAATCCGCAACCTTGTCGCGCGGGGGGCAGATGCCCTGTTTTTGATCGGCCACACTCGGACCGCAGAAAGCTATGAGTTCCTAGAAAAGCGCCAGATCCCTCATGTCGTGGCCTGGGTTTATGATGAAGCTGAACCAAGGGTCTCAGTTGGCTTTGACAATCGCAAAGCCATGAAAGCCCTTGCTCTTGAAGTTCTAAAGCAAGGCCACCGCAAGCTGGCGCTTATTACGGGTAAACGAGATCGCAATGACCGCGCGCGGCAGCGTTATGAGGGTGCCATGGATGCTGTTGCCGAGTTTGGTTTGAATGCCCGGGACCTTAACGTGATAGAAACGACGTATTCCATCGCCAATGGAGGCGATGCCTTTGAACGGTTGATGCGTTCGGGAACCCCTCCGACAGCGGTGATGTGCGGCAACGACGTTCTGGCCGCAGGAGCCCTTTCGCGGGCGCATCGGATGGGCGTTGATGTGCCGGGGGATGTGTCCATTACAGGTTTTGACGACATCGAGATCGCCGAAATCGTGACGCCGCGCCTTACGACGGTGCATGTCCCCCATCGCAACATGGGCAAACACGCGGCCACCACATTGATTGCAATGCGCAATGATCCCAGCTTGGGAGAAAGCGTCGAGTTGGAAGCCACGCTCAGGCTGCGCGGATCTCTAGGACCAGCGCCTCAAAAAACGGCCTGA
- the hisD gene encoding histidinol dehydrogenase: MAREYLKKATLTAKSDATETKKIVREILDDIEAGGDEAALKYAAKFDQYDGEIILSEASIAAASALVPEKLKRDIQFAHANVKRFAEAQLGTVNDFEVEVVPGLVAGQKAIPVTAAGCYVPGGRYSHIASAIMTVTTAKVAGCKNIVACSPPRPDVGINPAIIYAAHVCGADKILAMGGVQGVAAMTFGLFGLPKANILVGPGNQFVAEAKRMLFGRVGIDMIAGPTDSLILADSKADPAVVAADLVGQAEHGYNSPVWLVTDSRALAEEVMTLVPELIDDLPEVNRDNATAAWRDYAEVIVCADREEMAATSDDYAPEHLTVQAEDLDWWLDRLSCYGSLFLGEETTVAFGDKASGTNHVLPTSGAASYTGGLSVHKYMKIVTWQRATKEGARPVAEATARIARLEGMEGHARTADIRLKKYFPDEVFDLTAEV, encoded by the coding sequence ATGGCCAGAGAATACCTCAAAAAAGCAACGCTGACCGCCAAAAGCGATGCGACAGAAACCAAGAAAATCGTTCGCGAAATTCTAGACGACATTGAAGCAGGTGGTGATGAGGCTGCGCTGAAATATGCGGCGAAGTTTGACCAATATGACGGCGAGATCATCCTGTCAGAAGCGTCAATCGCTGCGGCCTCGGCCCTGGTGCCGGAAAAACTGAAACGCGATATTCAGTTCGCCCATGCAAATGTGAAACGTTTCGCCGAGGCTCAACTCGGCACCGTAAACGACTTCGAAGTCGAAGTCGTTCCGGGCCTTGTCGCAGGTCAAAAGGCGATCCCTGTCACGGCGGCGGGGTGCTACGTGCCCGGTGGCCGCTATAGCCACATCGCCAGCGCAATCATGACCGTGACGACCGCAAAGGTCGCAGGGTGCAAGAACATCGTGGCCTGCTCTCCTCCGCGGCCCGATGTGGGCATCAACCCCGCGATCATTTATGCCGCCCATGTTTGCGGCGCAGACAAAATCCTCGCTATGGGAGGCGTGCAGGGCGTCGCGGCCATGACATTCGGCCTCTTTGGATTGCCAAAGGCCAATATCCTCGTCGGCCCCGGCAACCAATTCGTGGCAGAAGCCAAGCGGATGCTCTTTGGTCGTGTCGGCATCGACATGATCGCGGGCCCGACCGACAGCCTGATCCTTGCTGACAGCAAAGCCGATCCCGCGGTTGTTGCCGCAGACCTCGTGGGGCAAGCCGAGCATGGCTATAACTCTCCGGTTTGGTTGGTCACGGACAGCCGCGCCTTGGCCGAAGAGGTCATGACGCTGGTGCCCGAACTGATCGACGACCTCCCAGAAGTGAACCGCGATAACGCCACCGCCGCGTGGCGCGATTATGCCGAAGTCATTGTCTGCGCGGATCGCGAAGAAATGGCAGCAACCTCGGATGACTACGCGCCTGAACACCTGACCGTGCAGGCCGAGGATCTGGATTGGTGGCTTGACCGGCTCAGCTGCTATGGCTCACTCTTCCTTGGTGAAGAAACCACAGTTGCGTTCGGCGACAAGGCCTCGGGCACGAACCACGTCCTGCCAACGTCTGGCGCAGCCAGCTATACGGGAGGGCTCAGCGTTCACAAGTACATGAAGATCGTCACATGGCAACGCGCCACCAAAGAAGGTGCGCGTCCGGTGGCCGAGGCAACGGCACGTATTGCCCGCCTTGAGGGGATGGAAGGTCATGCCCGCACCGCGGACATTCGCCTGAAGAAATACTTCCCTGACGAAGTCTTCGACCTGACCGCTGAAGTATAA
- a CDS encoding SDR family NAD(P)-dependent oxidoreductase has translation MKADDSIFSVRGRVACVTGASSGLGQRAATVLAGAGAKVVGVARRAEALEQWCWETQGDCASVAGDVADRDGLDDLVGQISAPFGAPDIVIHAAGLNTRQPADEVTAEGWDATIAINLSAPFFLSQKLVPAMREKGWGRIVNFASLQSFRAFPGGIAYGATKGGVAQLTRAMAEAWSKVGVTANAIAPGFFHTELTAAVFDDPERAARNAAQTCIGRNGEDADLDGPLLFLCSDASRYVTGQVMMLDGGFTAK, from the coding sequence ATGAAAGCAGACGACAGTATATTTTCGGTGCGCGGGCGTGTGGCCTGTGTCACTGGGGCGAGTTCCGGTTTGGGTCAGCGCGCAGCGACCGTGTTGGCGGGGGCCGGAGCAAAAGTGGTCGGTGTTGCACGTCGCGCTGAGGCGTTGGAACAATGGTGCTGGGAAACCCAGGGCGATTGCGCCTCTGTGGCGGGCGATGTCGCAGATCGAGACGGTCTGGATGATCTCGTGGGTCAGATTTCCGCCCCCTTTGGAGCGCCTGACATCGTGATCCACGCAGCGGGTTTGAACACACGTCAGCCCGCGGATGAAGTAACAGCCGAAGGCTGGGATGCCACCATCGCCATCAATCTGTCGGCGCCGTTCTTCCTTAGTCAGAAATTGGTTCCAGCCATGCGCGAAAAGGGCTGGGGCCGTATTGTCAACTTTGCGTCTCTCCAGTCCTTCCGCGCGTTTCCCGGTGGAATCGCATACGGCGCGACCAAGGGGGGTGTCGCGCAGTTGACCCGGGCAATGGCAGAGGCCTGGTCCAAAGTGGGTGTGACCGCCAATGCCATTGCTCCGGGCTTTTTCCATACAGAGCTGACGGCGGCGGTCTTTGACGACCCCGAGCGTGCGGCCCGCAACGCCGCTCAGACCTGCATCGGCCGCAACGGAGAGGACGCAGACCTTGACGGGCCGCTGTTATTTTTGTGCTCTGACGCGTCCCGTTATGTGACGGGGCAAGTGATGATGCTGGATGGGGGGTTCACAGCGAAATGA
- a CDS encoding zinc-dependent alcohol dehydrogenase — MKALVYTGPEQLEFQDFADPTPADGEVIVNVESVGICGSDMHAFLGHDERRPAPLILGHEVAGNMMKWGTHETRVTVNPLVSCGECRACKAGQDNLCPNRQIISMPPREGGFAEQITMPTGNLVEVPDHVSADQAALAEPIACGWHAARIARSHPAGAGMDVQALVIGGGAIGLGAALSLKAQGVSDVVMIEPNDLRRRYLIDHCGQTVITEDDLFEEHQFDVVVDGVGYAPTRALASAKVRPGGVIVHIGLGSAEGGLDIRRATLQEITFVGTYTYTAQDFRDCAQAMFDGKLGALDWVETRPLSEGAQAFADIRAGTVAAPKIILKP; from the coding sequence ATGAAGGCTCTTGTTTACACAGGTCCTGAACAACTGGAGTTTCAGGATTTCGCAGACCCTACGCCTGCGGATGGTGAAGTCATTGTCAACGTTGAAAGCGTTGGCATTTGCGGATCCGACATGCATGCGTTTCTGGGTCATGATGAACGTCGCCCGGCGCCTCTGATCTTGGGGCATGAAGTGGCGGGCAACATGATGAAATGGGGCACGCATGAAACCCGCGTCACGGTGAACCCGCTTGTGTCCTGCGGCGAATGTCGTGCCTGCAAGGCTGGGCAAGACAACCTCTGCCCCAATCGTCAGATCATCTCGATGCCGCCGCGCGAAGGTGGTTTTGCTGAGCAGATCACCATGCCGACTGGCAATCTGGTGGAAGTCCCAGATCATGTCAGCGCGGATCAAGCCGCCTTGGCAGAACCGATTGCCTGTGGCTGGCATGCTGCCCGTATCGCGCGGAGTCATCCGGCAGGCGCTGGAATGGACGTGCAAGCCTTGGTCATTGGCGGAGGTGCCATCGGCCTTGGCGCGGCGCTAAGCCTGAAAGCCCAAGGCGTGTCAGACGTGGTCATGATCGAACCCAACGATTTGCGGCGTCGGTATTTGATTGATCACTGCGGACAAACGGTCATTACCGAAGACGACCTCTTTGAGGAGCATCAGTTTGACGTGGTCGTAGACGGCGTCGGCTATGCGCCGACCCGCGCATTGGCTTCGGCCAAAGTGAGGCCTGGTGGCGTGATCGTCCACATTGGCCTAGGCAGCGCCGAAGGTGGCCTTGATATCCGTCGCGCGACCTTGCAGGAGATCACCTTTGTCGGGACCTATACCTACACGGCGCAGGACTTCCGGGATTGTGCGCAAGCCATGTTTGACGGCAAACTCGGCGCGTTGGATTGGGTGGAAACGCGGCCCCTATCAGAGGGCGCGCAGGCCTTTGCGGACATTCGCGCGGGCACCGTTGCGGCCCCAAAGATCATCCTGAAACCTTAG